GCTCCGTCCATTTACAAAGACGGAGCTGCCTGCGGCGCTTGTTTTCAAGTAGGctatctattttattaaattaaattcatctAATCTGAATTTTGCTACTGATGATTGATTGATATATGTTGGCGTGGCAGATTCGATGCGACGATAAGAAAATATGCAGTGAAGAGGGGGCGACGGTGGTGGTGACGGACCGGAATCACGACAACGCGACCGACTTGGTCCTCAGCAGCCGAGCTTTCGCGGCGATGGCCAATAATGGAATGGGGCCTCAGCTTCTCAAACTTGGCCTCGCTAATGTCCAGTATCGGAGGTACTAACATGCATATGTTAACcctatttttagtttgtttcaaaattgaatcacTCAACAAtcttatatttgttttattctgATTAAATACTTCTTTTGTTTGAAGTCTGTTGTTTATAATACTAACCCAATAGTGTTATTAAAAAGTGtatttaaaagtaggattcgTTTCATTTATTGCAACAAAAACGGTGATTTTCTTGAACCATTTAAAAGGGGGAAGAGGAAATGGAATGctattaattctaataaatacGGAGTACTAGTGAATTGGaaactatttaatttcatagtcGGAAACAGTGTggattattaaattgtttagGTTCGGTAGACAAATCCCGTAATAATGACgttgaattaattatgagatatagaattatttaaaattgttgcAGTGTGATTTTGTTAAAAGGATAAGTGTTAGTAGTGGCGTTGTTGCACCCACCACAAACCACAAACAATATGAATTAGCTAAGTAGGATTCGGCCCAATAATCAACTTTTGTGTGGACCGTTTTAGGCTTATAGCGGGTCCCGAACTcccaattttattgatttgaatttcacATTTTCTCCATAGTATTATTATCTCTACATGATTTAGTATAATGTTGAAAAAAGTAGTGAATAATAAATGCAGCTCATAGTTGTCGGATATTTTTCGTATTCAACGGTCACATTCACATAcatgattaattgattatataCTATTCATGATAATCATTTATTacaatgatttaatttgtaaatatactTTGACCCAAAAAATTAGGGTGCCATGTGACTACAAGAAGAAGAACATGGCAGTCCGGGTAGAGGAATCGAGCCAGAAGCCACACTATTTGGCAATCAAATTACTATATCAAGGAGGCCAAACCCAAATCGAAGCTATGGACGTTGCTAAGGTTTCTTCAATTCCACTTAACAAAtccaatttttgaaataatgtgacactattttttaaaatcaattattgtAATGTAATTTGACAGGTGGGGACTCCAAATTGGAATTTCATGGGAAGGAATTATGGGGCAGTCTGGGACACGAGTAGGGTTCCAGAAGGCGCGTTGCAGTTGCGGTTTGTGGTGACAGCGGGCTTCGATGGTAAAATGTATTGGGCTAAAAGCGTGCTTCCAGCTGATTGGGTCAACGGCGCGATTTATGATTCCGGAATCCAGATTACTGATATCGCGCAAGAGGGTTGTGCGATTTGTGATGATGGCACTTGGAAACATTAAACCAATTATATTTACATCACTGCTTTAATAGTTGGATGAGTAGAAAATTAACAGTACttaaacatatattttatgaGTATTCATTTGGAATGcatacattttctttttggactCCTTGCCTTCTTGTTATTGGGATACAGTTTTTTAAGTGGatgaattttttcttcttcttcttctttgttaTTGGGTTACTGATATTAAGATTAGATGTcatataatagaaataatctaattaaataaatcgcACATATACAACATAACAAATGAGCTCTTGTGGCTTGAAATTATGAGCCCATTGGGCCAAAACACTAACTTGTAGATAATGTCTACAAGCTTCGAGCTAGCCCCGATCTGATTTTTTCAAGTAGTCTCATAAAATAGGTTTACTTATCATAAATTTGCAGTGTGTAGGTTtccataaaatcaaattttaaattgtttgtaCTTTCTTACAAATccaaaatgatgaaaaattgAGGGTATTTTACCACATTATAGATGGAAACTTAATTTGCACTAATCACGGAATTACACAcatataaatcacatttttatcattgcaataattttgaaaaaacatgtcaaaaatcaaaatcagatCAAAAAGTAATCGAAACTaaatgtattttaaaaattaaaaaaaggataaaCAGAAAAGAAACTTGAAATGGAAAGGCAATAAATGGGCATCATTGAGtggaaaattaataaaggCATGGCCTATGAGTATGACACCTAAAAAACCAATGTGTGTAGCATAAGttagaatatataataaaataataatagtattattattactacgACTGGGGGAAACGGCAGAGTTAATTCTATGACAGAAGGGAGGAAGAGCACGGCCGCCGCTAGGAAAAACATAAAAGCGCGCCGCCCTATGATTTGCTCGACCGCCACCATCACCACTCTTCTCCcttcctctctctcactcGCATTCCAAATTCCAAACCTACTTGGAGttaacaattcatttttcctttaaaCCATTACTTATCGCTCAGTCTTCATTTTCTGCACCCCGCAATGATTGCTGTACCaacaattataatttgatttggcctctcattaattttctctttatttttacGACATTATCCCAGGAAATCATGCTATGCCTACGACTTACGGGATATTCTATATATGTACGCAAAATATaactgaaaataataaatataaatattttagccTCGTTGCAAAGTAAATAAGTACTCCTTCCCTCCGCCGGaattcgtcaccatttgatcggcacgagttttaagaaatgtaaaagaaagtaggttgaaaaagttagtggcaagTGAGTCgtacttttatatatactagttttaaaataaaatgtgagggagaatgggttagtggaatgtggggtccattaccaaaaatggtaaaagtaaaaggtggcaaatttttagagacggacgaaaaaagaaataagtgacaaattttcagggacggaaggagtactaacTAGTAAGAGTTATATAGGGATATTAGTtccaaaaatcatgaattttggtctgattctagtatttaatattataaacctATAACTACTGTATACAATGTAGTTTATGACATAGTATACGATTAGATTTGTAGtgttagtaaaaaaattagtaattgaGACAATCAAACGTTTAGATTTAGTGCAGAAAGTATATGTTGAATATGGTTAGATTGTTAGGACAAATTATTGAGGAACGATAGATTGATTCTTAACGTTGAGAAAGAGAAGGGGGGCCTATTTTACGCTGTATTGCATGCACACGCATAAGCTTTACCATGCATATGAGTAcaaacaatactttaattatgaATCGACTTTATTTGTAACGAACtaatatgatttaaaataGACAAGGGCCCAGTGGAACTATTTTCAAATAAGCAGTTAGCAGTGCACACCCATTTAGTAAATCTATCTTATATTGTGTAATATCCGaataaaatatgcatatgaaCAAGTTATAGTTACCAGTACTACAATTAGATTAGTAGATATGGTtacatatatatcaaaattatagtgcaataaaaataaataacaagcTAAGCAATTGTGAATATTTAGTGACCCTACATCGTACGAAACCACATTTTAAATTGCGGTGGAAAACTAATGGTCGGGAAAAAAACATGTGAACAACACATACGATTTCAAGTTTAGAAAGATAAACACGGcgttagattttttttttttgtttattattttggagtataaaaaaaattgtacaaataACTTCGAAAGAGACTGGACATTAGTGATATGTTCAATATTAACAAACTACAAAGGTCTCACATTTGAGTGATATTCCCATATTCAAGTTGAACCacgtaaaaaaaatgtaaaaaaagatGGAGTTTTTAACAAATCTCTTCAAATGTTCTGTCCTATAATTGATCGGTGATACACACTAGCGAAGTTTCTTTGACCCAACAATTTCAATCAATCAGTGATCGCCtcggttttaattttatttggagtTCAGATTCCATGTATATTACTCATGCatgcatgtttttttttttattaacatttaCATTCTACTTTTCTACATTTTACATTCATGGGATCAGTCTTcgaataatattaataaatttagcattttaacattaatttgGCCCACTCAAAATCCTAGCTCCACCATTATTTATACAAGGGGGAATCTTACATACTACTCCATTtcagtttatttatttatgatatgaTACAATTCACATGTAGATTTTTATGCATTCTCCTTCACATGTGATCAGTCTTTTTATTTgatgtagtagtattttctatgtgaaataattcaaatagtGATAGTgtaagaaatgagaaattaaacaCAAAGTTCCAATggtagagcatccgcaatggtgcataggccagccataggccagccattctctcctctgccacgtcagcaacactaaaaaaaccacctgccacgtcagatttaggccagccataggccagccgcaataaaaacaattcaaaatatactacatttacggaattaaaattacgattaaaatacggaattaaatttagacacgtgtacgggaaaattcattaattgcattttaaaa
The nucleotide sequence above comes from Salvia hispanica cultivar TCC Black 2014 chromosome 5, UniMelb_Shisp_WGS_1.0, whole genome shotgun sequence. Encoded proteins:
- the LOC125186936 gene encoding expansin-like A2; translation: MAAIGLFLLVALLLASSAAACDRCVHQSKVAFFSKAQALQSGACGYGSLAIGFNDGRIAAAAPSIYKDGAACGACFQIRCDDKKICSEEGATVVVTDRNHDNATDLVLSSRAFAAMANNGMGPQLLKLGLANVQYRRVPCDYKKKNMAVRVEESSQKPHYLAIKLLYQGGQTQIEAMDVAKVGTPNWNFMGRNYGAVWDTSRVPEGALQLRFVVTAGFDGKMYWAKSVLPADWVNGAIYDSGIQITDIAQEGCAICDDGTWKH